AAGCGCGGCGAATTGTATCCTGCAAAATGCCTTTTGGCGAAGTAATTGTGTTATCGCCTACTGGTTTTACTTTATCCGGTGTTGATGGATTTACTGTTCCGTTTGTGGCTTGAATTTTATATAGCTCAACAGGATCATTTTTTGCGATCAGAGACTCGGCATATTTGGCATAATGGCCAACACCGCTGCTTTGCGAGTTCCACATGTAATTATCTGAGGTTTCTGCATGTGCCGGTGAAAGAGATGATTCATCGGCATCAATATAAAACAGGTTGGGTTTGGTTCCTTTTTCCGGTTTACGCGCCTTAACTTGTTCGCGGGAAAGAAGCTGGGCAATTTCTGTATGGGGGTTATTCATATCACCGGAAATAATTGCCTGCTCCGGGCAAACATTTACACAGGCGGGTTCCAGCCCAATATCAATTCGGTGAGTGCAGTAGTTACATTTGGCCGCAGTCTGTGTTTTGGGATCGATATAAAGTGCATCATAAGGGCAGGCCTGCATGCAGGATTTACACCCAATACAACGGCGATTGTCAAAATCCACAATTCCATCATCACGGATGTGCAGTGCTTCCACAGGGCAGATTTCTGCGCATGGTGCGTCTTCGCAATGGTTGCAGCGCATAACGGAAAAAAGGCGACGTGTATTTGGATATTCTCCTTTTTCCACATATTTGACCCAGGTGCGGTTTACTCCAACGGCTACATCGTGCTCCGATTTGCAGGCAACTGTACAGGCATGGCAACCGATACATTTCCTGTTATCAATTATAAAACCGTAGTTCATATAGTATCCTGTTTAATTCTTTTAGAATGTTGTTAGACTTGTGAAAGAATTGTTGAATAATGAGTTACTTGAATATCGGAGAATTGGAATGATGTTAATCCAAATACCACTTTTACAATCATTAATTTTCCAATCCATCCCCAATAAAATACATCGGGATTTCGACTAAAACGTTCAACAATCCTTCAGTTCTTCAATGTAATGCTGCACTGCTTCTTTTTTGTTTAAAAAGAAATGATCTTTGCCAAGCTTTTCCTGAAAACCGGACAGCTTCAACATATCGCGAACAGGGCCTTTTACATTCGTCAAATAAAGTTCTATACCCCTTTTTTTCAATGTGTCGGCAATGTCATGCAGACCGGTATCTGCGGATGAATCAATTTCGTTTACGCTGCTGGCATCAAAAATAACCGCCTTAATTTTTCTCTCACAAGAAAGTGTATTTGTTTCTATTAAATCTTTCAGGAAGGCAACATTTGCAAAATACAAGGATGCGTCGATTCGAAAAATAAAAAGGCCTTCAATTTCTTCTGCATGTTTGTCACGATCGAAATTTCTCAAAGTCTCTGTTCCCGGCACTTGTCCCATTTTGGCAATATGCGGGTTGCTGATTCGTCTTAATATCATAACCAAGGATGCGGCAATTCCTACAAAAATTCCATATTGAACGCCTAAGAAAAGTGTGGCGAGAAATGAAAAAAGAAGAACATAAAAGTCGCTTTTTTTTACTTTGTACAGTCTTTTGGGTTCATTAAGATCGAACAAGCCGGAAACAGCTACAATAATAATTGCTGCCAAAACAGCGGTTGGCATATAATAAAACAAGGGTGTTAAAAACAATAAAGTTAAAGCAATTATCAGTGCATTTACTAAAGAAGATACTTGAGTTTTTGCTCCTGACTCGGAGTTTACGGCTGTTCGTGAAAAACTACCGGCCATTGGATATCCGCCAAACAATCCTGAAGAGACATTGCTTAGCCCGACACTTTTTAGTTCCAGATTTGCATCAATTGTGTAGTTATGTTTAGCGGCAAATTTTTTCCCAACGGCTATTGCTTCCATAAAACTCATAAGTCCAATCGTTAAACTTATTGGAATTAATTGTTGGATAATTGTCGGGTCAAACTCAGGGATTGTGAAAGTCGGGAGACCGCCTGGTACATCTCCAACAATCAGAATTCCGTGCTGATCAAGATCAAAAAACCAGACAGTTACAGTGCTAAGAATTACAACAGCCAAAGCGCCCGGGACAGCTGGTAAATATTTCTTAATTGTTACAAGAAAAAATATACTGGAAAGCCCAAGAATTAAGGTTGAAGAATTAATCATTGAAAAGTTTTGAATGATATTTGAAAGGTTAGTATAAATATATGTGCTTAGCGGGATTGAAAGCCCAAGAATATGTTTAAGTTGACTGGTGGCAATAATTAAAGCAGCAGCAGAAGTAAACCCGCTAATAACCGGAGTAGACAGAAAGTTTACCGTAAATCCTAAACGCAAAGTCCCGACCGTATACTGAATTATTCCTACAAGAATAGCTGTTAACCCGGCCAACATAATGAAATGCTCAGTCCCGGTATGAGCAATCATCCCAACACCTGAAGCGACCAAAAGTGAATCGATTGCAACCGGCCCAACAGAAAGATGGCGTGAACTGCCAAAAATTGTATAAGTAATAAGCGGGATAAGAGCCGCGTAAAGCCCGGCAATTGGTGGTAAACCTGCTAACATAGCATAAGCCATTCCCTGTGGAATTAGCAAAACCGCAACCGTAATGCCAGCAATTAAATCATTTTTTAAATAACTGCTTTTATATTTTGGCAACCACTTCAATATTGGGAAAACTTTATGCATTAGCACATCGCCTGCATTAATCAGAGGAATTAATATTTATTTAGGTTTCTACGTAGAAGGGAGGGCAACTAATGAAAATATTTATTGGACGAACTAATATAGATTGCCTAAAAATATTAGGCAAATCAAAATGGAGTTACATTTTGTAAATTTTAACAGAGAAATATATTTCATATTATATGATTTATTGTAATATTAGAAATCTTCTTTTCATTTATAAAATTTACTTTAAAAATCTAACTAACGATTGAGGTGAAAAATAAAACCATTTACTGATTATATAAAATACTCTCTAAAAGACATGCAAGAGCGATCAGAAAAATTTTATTCTGAAATTAATAAACGTCGCTCCATTAGAGATTTTTCCGATGAAGCAGTTGATAATTCAATTATTGAAAACTGCATAAAGTCTGCAGGAACAGCGCCAAGTGGAGCACATCTTCAACCATGGCATTTTGTTGCTGTTTCCAATAGTGAAATAAAAAAGAAAATCCGGGAAGCTGCTGAAAAGGAAGAATATGAATTCTATCATGGTCGTGCATCTGAAGAGTGGCTGGATGATCTGAAACAATTTAAAACAAATGAACACAAACCATTTCTGGAAACAGCACCGTGGTTAATTGCAATTTTTGAAAAAAGATATGGTTTGAAAGATGAGGGTGAAAAGAAAAAGCATTACTATGTTACCGAGTCTGTTGGTATCGCAACCGGCATGCTGATTACGGCAATCCATAATGCCGGGTTAGTTTGCCTGACTCATACACCAAGCCCGATGAAGTTTTTAAATGAAATTCTGCAAAGGCCGGTAAATGAAAAACCATTTTTATTACTGGTTGTTGGGCATCCTGCAAAAGGCGCAATGGTGCCGGATAACAAACGAAAAGACATTAATGAAATTGCTACATTTCTTTAATAATGGACTTAATTCAAAAAGAAATATGAGTAGCTGTCAACCTGAATTCATTTCAGGTTCTATCACTAATTGGAAGGATACTGAACCAAGTTCAGTATGACGAAACACTTTAGGTTGTTTATTTGTATTTTACCGCTTTTAAAAACTTTGTAACAGCAGCCCAGTAATCCTTATGCTCCGGGAATTTTTCCCATAAGGCACGTGACCCATGCTGGCCATCTGTTTTGGGTAAAAAATTGGCTTTATCTTTTGAAGGAAGAGCTTTGTAAATGGCTTTCCAGTTTTTGTGTTCATCTTTGGCCGAGGTAATAAAAACAGGAACTTTGACCAACGCGGCATGTGTTGAGATATAATCAGATGGTTTACCTGCCTTTTTAAAATATTCACCGGGTGCAAAGGCCAACATCGCAGTAATTTTGTTTTGGTTGGTTGCTGTAAGCACAAAAGACAACGCTGCCGAATATGAACTACCCCAAATAAAAAGCTTATTTGGTTTAAGATTAGTTGTCGCGTAATCCAATGCTGCCTGCATATCCTGAAAAGCATCAATATACTCAGTATTTTTACCAGCTTCTTTTGCCCGTTGATTGGTTTCGTTAATAACTTCGTTTACTTCATTTCCCGAGCGCTGATCAATTGCCAGGCAATTAAATCCCATTTCATTTAATTTTGGCGCAATCTCCTTATACTCGCCTCTGCTCCAGCCGGCCTGATGAAATAAAATTATTAACGGGGCATTTTCTGCCTGAAGGTAATAATCAGCGGTTATCAGTAATCCATCCTGCGATTCAAACTGAATAGTTTCCGGATTAGCTGAAGAAATTGAAACGAATAATAAAGAAAGAAATAAAATACGCATTGGAATCTCTCCTAATATTTACTGGTTGAAAATATAACTAAAATTACTCATTAATTATTTTCAAGTTTCAAAAAAGTATAAAATTATTGGTAAAGCCTGTTTATTTATGACCGACAAAAAATATCTTGATGTTAGCAAAAAAACCATAATGAAAAGGAAATGGCAGTTATGAAAATAGTAGTTACGGGTGGAGCAGGATTTATTGGGAGCCATATTGTAGAGCATTGGCTTAGTGAAGGCGCAGAAGTTCATATTCTTGATAACTTTAGAAGCGGTAGAAAGGAAAATGTTGATTTATTTCCAGAAGCACAATTTAATGAAGGCAGCATAACGGACAGAGAATTTGTATTTAAGGTTTTAAAAAATACTGATTATGTACATCATTTAGCGGCAATGATTTCTGTACCGGAGTCGATGGACAAGCCATTAGAATGCGTTGACATAAATGTTAATGGTTTAATTAATATTCTTGATGCAGCACGTGAGCACGGTATAAAAAAAGTTGTCCATAGCAGTTCGGCAGCGGTTTATGGCGATAATCCGGTTTCACCCAAAACGGTAGATATGCGGCCGGAACCACTTTCACCTTATGGAATTACAAAGTTGGATGGTGAATATTATTTAAAACTTTACAACGATACATTTAATACCGGCACAGCATCTTTGCGCTATTTTAATGTATTTGGCCCAAGGCAAGATCCTAAAAGCCAATATGCTGCAGCCATTCCTATTTTTGTGCATAAGGCATTAAAAAACGAAAATTTAATGATTTTTGGAGATGGTGAACAAACACGCGATTTTGTATTTGTAAAAGATGTTGTACAGGCAAATATCCTGGCAGCAACCAAGCCTGAAGCAACAGGCGTTTACAATGTGGCTAATGGTCATTCGATCACTATCAAAGAGCTATGTGAATTGATTATTGAAACGACAGAGAGTAAAAGTAAAATCGTTTTTGCTGATCCCAGACCGGGCGATATTAAGCACAGCCTGGCCTCAGTTGATCTTACCAAAAAAGAACTGGGATTTGATCCGAAGTTTGATTTAGTAAATGGAATGCGGGAAACGATAAAATATTTTATGCAATTGTTTGGTTAAATAATGGCATTTCCAATTATCCAAGCTAATTACAATTTTGAATGCACAATGTGCGGCAATTGCTGTACTGGAGACCAAAAAGTTAATCTCAATTTATTTGATTTGTATAAGATGGCATTATATGAAAAATATGAAAATACCAGGCAGCTTTTTGATAATGAAACTGTTTATCTTGTAAAAACACAAAATGATGCCTGGCAGCCACAAATAAAATTCAGAGCACTTCCATCAAATAAGTTTAATAAGAAGTCTATTAAATTTTGCCCCTTTTTAATAAATGACCTGAATGATCAAAATAATCTGAAAGGACTGTGCTGTTTACATCCGCAAAAAAAACCATTAATCTGTTCAATGGCCCCGGTTGGTAGAGTTTTAGATTTAAAAGATGATTCTGAAAAATTTGTTTTTGTAAAACCTGCACCGGATTGCCCGGGTGTGGAAAGTAAAAAAATCCATTATCTTGATGACATTAAAAATAATCTTACAGCCGAATTAGAGTATGAAAAACGATTCTTTAAAATTCTGGACTCTTTAAAAAAAGATCATCAAAAGGCATTTTATTTACAGGAACTTTATTCCTTCAAAGCCACTGAAAACTTTGAAAAAATCTTAACCATTTTAGAACAAAAATTCGCTCAATAAAATCCTCAGAAATTTGAACAGCCATCAGAAATCTGATACTATTTTTTCATGATTGTCGGTTTAAATTTCCGTTTACTTCCTCAAAATACCTTTCATCAATTATGGCATAATAATTGGTACTTCTCTACCATGATTATCCCAACATAAATAATCCTACAAAATAAATGAGCAAGTTAATTGCTGATAAAATAAAAAGGTTCAATATGGCCAAGATCATTTCACCATCATTTGCAATATTTTTTTTGCTGCTCACTTTTTGTACGGGTCCAAATGATTCAATTCAAAATGGTTCATTCATACTTGATGATTCTTTTACCGTGCATTATCAGGATACTCTTTTTAATGAACCGGAAAATATCCGGATATCTTTTGATGAGGTTTTTGAAGATTCCCGTTGTCCTGAAAATGTGGTTTGCCTTTGGGCAGGAAATGCGAAACTTGGCTTAACACTCTCCCAAAACCAAACAAAATTTCCATTTGAATTAAATTCTCACGGAGGTGTGCGATTTCCAAAAGATACAACACTTCTTAGCTACAAAATTGCTTTATTGGATGTTAAACCTTATCCACATACGGACAGCACCTATACAGAAGAAGATTATTCAGCTACAATAATTGTTTCAAAAACAACCGGACTTTAAATGAAATATTTTTGAAAGGAAAAGAAATGACAAAGCTAAGTATTGTTCTAATTTTTGCACTGATCTTTATCGGGTGCTCAAGTTCTTTGGATTCGCAGGAAGATGAAAACACAAATCATAAACTGCAGATTACTTTTAAAAATGTTTCATCACAGAACCTGCAAAATTTAATTGTAGCAGATAAAACTATTGGAACTCTTCTTGCCAATTCTTCTTCCGGGGCAATTGCATTTGATAACTTTGGATTTGATACCGGAATGGTTGATGAAGATATAAGTGTGGAAGTTAATGGCGAGGAGCTTAATAACCATGAACGAGGTTTCTGGTGTGGAACGGAAAAGGTAACTACTGATTCCGGAAAATATACAATCAAACTGGATATCAATGAATATGGTTTAGTTATTTATTGTGAGAATGCACCAACAATTTTTGATAATCCATAAAACGGTATAAATAATTTTTCAACTTGGGGGAGCAAAAAATGATTCGCTATATTTTAGTAACAATAATTTTACCAATCAGTTTATTTGCACAGTTTATTTCAATTAAATCCATACCTGTAGTAACGGGCGATCAGTTTCTTTTGTACCCATCGCAAAATCTGGCTATGGGCAATGTATCTGTTGCAATCGATGATCCTCTGCTTGATGTATTTAATAATCCGGCTAAGGGCAACAGGATAACCGGCCTGACACTGTTTTTTCAACCGACATTTTATACTGTCTCGAATAACTTGGGTGGAGCGCGCACTTTGCCTGGAACTTTGTTCATAAAAAGGGGGGATTGGTTTTCTGTAATATCCGCATCATTTCAACAACTGGAAGCAGCCAATCTAACCAATCCAAACCGTTTTACTTTTCAGGATTCTAAACCGGGTGACCGTTATTCAACAAACCGCTATGCCTTTTTTAGCATCGGTACAAAACTGCCCTGGGAAAATTTTTCTGTGGGTGGAAGTTTGTACTGGTCGGATTTAAGTGCGGTTGGCGGTGTGGACTTGTTGTATAACCAAAGTACGAACATCAGTCAAAATGGTGATATTTATGAGTTGCGTGGCGGATTGTTTTATGAAGATGATTATTCCAGTTTTGAATTGGTTGGTTTATACAATAATTATGAAATGCTGCATGAAGTGACCTATAGGGATTTTTTCTGGCGCGAAGATATTAATGTCTGGGCAGAGGACATGCGTATCGAAAACAATTTGGATCATACTGATACGTATGGCGCCCATGTTGCCTACAAAGAAAAGATAAACAAAGAAGGTCCGCAGATTGGTGCAATGGCAACTGTAAACTGGAAAACGCATCCCAAAATCCCAAACTATGAAATAATGAATATCCCGCGTGATCCCGGAAATACCTGGGCGTATAATTTTGGTATCGGCATTGGAGTTGAAAATGAAAAAACACGTTTTGGCCTGGATTTTATTTTCGAGCCTGTTTGGAGCAATAC
This Calditrichota bacterium DNA region includes the following protein-coding sequences:
- a CDS encoding SDR family oxidoreductase gives rise to the protein MAVMKIVVTGGAGFIGSHIVEHWLSEGAEVHILDNFRSGRKENVDLFPEAQFNEGSITDREFVFKVLKNTDYVHHLAAMISVPESMDKPLECVDINVNGLINILDAAREHGIKKVVHSSSAAVYGDNPVSPKTVDMRPEPLSPYGITKLDGEYYLKLYNDTFNTGTASLRYFNVFGPRQDPKSQYAAAIPIFVHKALKNENLMIFGDGEQTRDFVFVKDVVQANILAATKPEATGVYNVANGHSITIKELCELIIETTESKSKIVFADPRPGDIKHSLASVDLTKKELGFDPKFDLVNGMRETIKYFMQLFG
- a CDS encoding alpha/beta hydrolase; translation: MRILFLSLLFVSISSANPETIQFESQDGLLITADYYLQAENAPLIILFHQAGWSRGEYKEIAPKLNEMGFNCLAIDQRSGNEVNEVINETNQRAKEAGKNTEYIDAFQDMQAALDYATTNLKPNKLFIWGSSYSAALSFVLTATNQNKITAMLAFAPGEYFKKAGKPSDYISTHAALVKVPVFITSAKDEHKNWKAIYKALPSKDKANFLPKTDGQHGSRALWEKFPEHKDYWAAVTKFLKAVKYK
- a CDS encoding solute carrier family 26 protein, which translates into the protein MHKVFPILKWLPKYKSSYLKNDLIAGITVAVLLIPQGMAYAMLAGLPPIAGLYAALIPLITYTIFGSSRHLSVGPVAIDSLLVASGVGMIAHTGTEHFIMLAGLTAILVGIIQYTVGTLRLGFTVNFLSTPVISGFTSAAALIIATSQLKHILGLSIPLSTYIYTNLSNIIQNFSMINSSTLILGLSSIFFLVTIKKYLPAVPGALAVVILSTVTVWFFDLDQHGILIVGDVPGGLPTFTIPEFDPTIIQQLIPISLTIGLMSFMEAIAVGKKFAAKHNYTIDANLELKSVGLSNVSSGLFGGYPMAGSFSRTAVNSESGAKTQVSSLVNALIIALTLLFLTPLFYYMPTAVLAAIIIVAVSGLFDLNEPKRLYKVKKSDFYVLLFSFLATLFLGVQYGIFVGIAASLVMILRRISNPHIAKMGQVPGTETLRNFDRDKHAEEIEGLFIFRIDASLYFANVAFLKDLIETNTLSCERKIKAVIFDASSVNEIDSSADTGLHDIADTLKKRGIELYLTNVKGPVRDMLKLSGFQEKLGKDHFFLNKKEAVQHYIEELKDC
- a CDS encoding nitroreductase family protein, with the protein product MQERSEKFYSEINKRRSIRDFSDEAVDNSIIENCIKSAGTAPSGAHLQPWHFVAVSNSEIKKKIREAAEKEEYEFYHGRASEEWLDDLKQFKTNEHKPFLETAPWLIAIFEKRYGLKDEGEKKKHYYVTESVGIATGMLITAIHNAGLVCLTHTPSPMKFLNEILQRPVNEKPFLLLVVGHPAKGAMVPDNKRKDINEIATFL